A single region of the Brienomyrus brachyistius isolate T26 chromosome 10, BBRACH_0.4, whole genome shotgun sequence genome encodes:
- the rce1a gene encoding CAAX prenyl protease 2 isoform X2, which translates to MSPDMSDDDRLSFIDTTFVPPDAPCWVSILACFLLACFYVGSLYVWRSDLPRDHPAVIKRRFTSVLIVSALSPVFVWAWKEFTGVEARPPLLALMGIRLEGIIPAVTLPLLLTMVLFLGPLIQLAADCPWGFLDGIKVGLAHFHHVIELLRFGQGTVSGIFLSAVFQFSYTAVFGAYTAFIFIRTGHLVGPVLCHSFCNYMGFPALSTALEHPQRLTVLASYLLGMLLFLLLLFPLTEPRFYGDPTPVCSLAAGSSSVCS; encoded by the exons ATGTCCCCCGACATGTCAGACGATGACAGATTATCGTTTATCGACACCACTTTCGTTCCGCCGGATGCACCGTGCTGGGTGTCCATTTTGGCATGTTTCTTACTCGCTTGCTTTTATGTTGGAAGTTTATACGTGTGGCGGAGCGATTTGCCCAG GGATCACCCTGCCGTGATAAAGCGGCGCTTTACCAGCGTGCTGATTGTGTCAGCCCTGTCTCCAGTTTTTGTCTGGGCATGGAAAGAGTTCACTGGTGTAGAG GCGAGGCCCCCCCTACTGGCCCTGATGGGCATCCGACTTGAGGGCATCATCCCTGCGGTCACCTTGCCTTTGCTGCTCACCATG GTATTGTTCCTTGGTCCTCTGATCCAGCTGGCTGCTGACTGTCCCTGGGGCTTTTTGGACGGGATCAAAGTAGGTttag CCCATTTCCATCATGTGATCGAGCTGCTACGGTTTGGTCAGGGCACCGTCTCTGGGATCTTCCTGTCTGCAG TCTTTCAGTTCTCATACACGGCAGTCTTTGGGGCCTACACAGCCTTCATCTTCATCAGGACAG GTCACTTGGTGGGGCCTGTGCTCTGCCACTCCTTCTGTAACTACATGGGCTTTCCTGCGCTGAGCACAGCCCTGGAGCATCCGCAGCGCCTCACTGTCCTGGCCTCCTACCTGCTGGGCATGCTGCTCTTCCTACTGCTGCTCTTCCCATTGACTGAGCCCCGTTTCTATGGCGACCCCACAcccgtctgcagcctggctgcaGGCTCGAGCTCTGTCTGCTCCTGA
- the rce1a gene encoding CAAX prenyl protease 2 isoform X1, with product MSPDMSDDDRLSFIDTTFVPPDAPCWVSILACFLLACFYVGSLYVWRSDLPRDHPAVIKRRFTSVLIVSALSPVFVWAWKEFTGVEARPPLLALMGIRLEGIIPAVTLPLLLTMVLFLGPLIQLAADCPWGFLDGIKVGLDPWFWALCASDMRWLRNQVVAPLTEELVFRACMLPMLVPCAGPLAAIFTCPLFFGVAHFHHVIELLRFGQGTVSGIFLSAVFQFSYTAVFGAYTAFIFIRTGHLVGPVLCHSFCNYMGFPALSTALEHPQRLTVLASYLLGMLLFLLLLFPLTEPRFYGDPTPVCSLAAGSSSVCS from the exons ATGTCCCCCGACATGTCAGACGATGACAGATTATCGTTTATCGACACCACTTTCGTTCCGCCGGATGCACCGTGCTGGGTGTCCATTTTGGCATGTTTCTTACTCGCTTGCTTTTATGTTGGAAGTTTATACGTGTGGCGGAGCGATTTGCCCAG GGATCACCCTGCCGTGATAAAGCGGCGCTTTACCAGCGTGCTGATTGTGTCAGCCCTGTCTCCAGTTTTTGTCTGGGCATGGAAAGAGTTCACTGGTGTAGAG GCGAGGCCCCCCCTACTGGCCCTGATGGGCATCCGACTTGAGGGCATCATCCCTGCGGTCACCTTGCCTTTGCTGCTCACCATG GTATTGTTCCTTGGTCCTCTGATCCAGCTGGCTGCTGACTGTCCCTGGGGCTTTTTGGACGGGATCAAAGTAGGTttag ACCCCTGGTTTTGGGCCCTGTGTGCTAGCGACATGAGGTGGCTCAGGAACCAGGTGGTGGCGCCGTTGACTGAGGAGCTGGTGTTCCGGGCCTGCATGCTGCCCATGCTGGTTCCCTGTGCAGGACCCCTGGCTGCCATCTTTACCTGCCCACTCTTCTTTGGAGTAG CCCATTTCCATCATGTGATCGAGCTGCTACGGTTTGGTCAGGGCACCGTCTCTGGGATCTTCCTGTCTGCAG TCTTTCAGTTCTCATACACGGCAGTCTTTGGGGCCTACACAGCCTTCATCTTCATCAGGACAG GTCACTTGGTGGGGCCTGTGCTCTGCCACTCCTTCTGTAACTACATGGGCTTTCCTGCGCTGAGCACAGCCCTGGAGCATCCGCAGCGCCTCACTGTCCTGGCCTCCTACCTGCTGGGCATGCTGCTCTTCCTACTGCTGCTCTTCCCATTGACTGAGCCCCGTTTCTATGGCGACCCCACAcccgtctgcagcctggctgcaGGCTCGAGCTCTGTCTGCTCCTGA